Proteins encoded together in one Impatiens glandulifera chromosome 1, dImpGla2.1, whole genome shotgun sequence window:
- the LOC124911915 gene encoding uncharacterized protein LOC124911915 — protein MSLTKSTRDASIMKIRRERNVTLSYLLLTKSNYSVWALKMQVNLKAQGVWEQTQGVWEAVMLNEVDERKDRMALSVIYQALPDEILLMVAEKDFVKQAWKTLKTMHVGVERVKETKLQTLKTHFETIHMMNGESVDDFAIKLTSIMTSICLLGVRVEEIFVVKKIFKDVPKKSIQIVTVIEQFGDLKNMIVEEITGRLKITRRDFTAIKTKRRRITSCSHMVKGCHE, from the coding sequence ATGTCGTTGACAAAATCAACTAGAGATGCATCGATAATGAAAATCAGAAGAGAAAGGAACGTGACGCTCTCATATCTattactcacgaagagtaactatTCGGTGTGGGCATTGAAGATGCAGGTGAACTTGAaagcacaaggagtgtgggaacaaacacaaggagtgtgggaagCTGTGATGCTCAACGAGGTCGATGAACGAAAAGATAGAATGGCTCTTTCCGTCATCTATCAAGCGCTCCCCGATGAAATCCTTCTCATGGTGGCCGAGAAGGATTTCGTCAAGCAAGCGTGGAAGACACTAAAGACGatgcatgttggagtggagagagttaAGGAGACAAAAttgcaaaccttgaagacacacTTCGAGACAATTCACATGATGAACGGGGAGTCTGTGGATGATTTCGCTATTAAATTGACATCCATTATGACTAGTATCTGCTTGTTAGGAGTGAGGGTGGAGGAGATCTTCGTTGTCAAGAAAATCTTTAAAGACGTACCAAAAAAATCCATCCAGATCGTTACCGTgatcgagcaatttggtgacctcaagaatatgatcGTCGAGGAGATCACTGGTCGTCTCAAAATCACGAGGAGAGACTTCACGGCTATAAAGACCAAGAGGAGGAGAATAACCTCTTGCTCACACATGGTGAAAGGATGTcatgaatga
- the LOC124920254 gene encoding S-adenosylmethionine synthase 5-like: METFLFTSESVNEGHPDKLCDQISDAVLDACLAQDPDSKVACETCTKTNMVMVFGEITTKADVNYEKIVRDTCREIGFVSDDVGLDADNCKVLVNIEQQSPDIAQGVHGHLTKRPEEIGAGDQGHMFGYATDETPELMPLSHVLATKLGAKLTEVRKNGTCPWLRPDGKTQVTVEYYNDNGAMVPIRVHTVLISTQHDETVTNDEIAADLKLHVIKPVIPEKYLDEKTIFHLNPSGRFVIGGPHGDAGLTGRKIIIDTYGGWGAHGGGAFSGKDPTKVDRSGAYIVRQAAKSIVAGGLARRCLVQVSYAIGVPEPLSVFVDSYGTGKIADKEILKLVKENFDFRPGMISINLDLKRGGNRFLKTAAYGHFGRDDADFTWEVVKDLKWEKPTEA, translated from the coding sequence ATGGAGACTTTCTTGTTTACCTCCGAATCTGTCAACGAAGGTCACCCTGACAAACTATGTGATCAGATCTCCGATGCAGTCCTTGACGCTTGCCTTGCCCAGGACCCCGACAGCAAGGTCGCTTGTGAGACCTGTACCAAGACCAACATGGTTATGGTTTTCGGAGAAATCACAACCAAAGCCGATGTCAACTACGAGAAAATCGTCCGCGACACCTGCCGTGAAATCGGTTTCGTTTCTGACGATGTGGGTCTTGATGCCGACAACTGTAAGGTGTTGGTGAACATTGAGCAACAGAGCCCTGATATTGCTCAAGGTGTTCATGGTCACTTGACCAAACGCCCTGAGGAGATTGGTGCTGGTGACCAAGGTCATATGTTTGGATATGCGACTGATGAAACCCCTGAACTCATGCCTCTTAGCCATGTCCTCGCAACCAAGCTTGGTGCTAAGCTGACTGAAGTCAGGAAGAACGGAACCTGCCCATGGTTGAGACCTGATGGGAAAACCCAAGTCACTGTTGAGTACTACAATGACAACGGAGCCATGGTCCCGATCCGTGTCCACACCGTTCTGATCTCTACCCAGCACGATGAAACCGTTACAAACGATGAAATCGCAGCAGATCTTAAACTACACGTGATCAAGCCAGTCATTCCAGAGAAATACCTAGATGAGAAGACCATCTTCCATTTGAACCCATCTGGCCGATTTGTCATCGGTGGACCTCACGGAGATGCAGGTCTAACCGGAAGGAAGATCATTATCGATACCTATGGAGGTTGGGGAGCTCATGGTGGTGGTGCTTTCTCCGGAAAGGATCCAACTAAGGTTGACAGGAGTGGTGCTTACATTGTTAGACAGGCTGCTAAGAGCATTGTTGCTGGTGGACTTGCTAGGAGGTGTTTGGTGCAGGTTTCTTATGCTATTGGTGTTCCTGAACCATTGTCGGTTTTCGTTGACAGTTATGGAACTGGGAAGATTGCTGATAAGGAGATTCTTAAGCTGGTGAAGGAGAATTTTGATTTCAGGCCTGGTATGATTTCTATTAACCTTGATTTGAAGAGGGGTGGTAACAGGTTCTTGAAGACTGCTGCTTATGGACACTTTGGAAGGGATGATGCTGACTTTACTTGGGAAGTTGTGAAGGATCTGAAATGGGAGAAGCCAACTGAAGCTTAG
- the LOC124920253 gene encoding uncharacterized protein LOC124920253 gives MEPIKGTIIFSTVGRPYYAFDIFSLPIPSNLSNLASHSDQCLTDGISINFNAQFIPDQNNQNQIVFISDRSGSSQIYMTQSQNPTPIQLPSAPGSLFHDRPIIKNKTLYFISAHEQPNKQFQSWSALYSTEIDTNKIIRLTPFSSVDYSPAVSLSGKYIAVSSYGSRNWGGEFHELQSDIVVFPVTNPENRTVVSSHGGWPTWSGDSTIYFHRQSDDGWWSIYRIDLPDDFEYEKSDVKIESFRVTPSGVHSFTPAAFHDGKRIAVATRRRGDNFRHIEIFDESTSEFYPVTKLLNPDFHHFNPFVSSEGDFLGYHRFRGDDSPGEKIVPNLYPVTSPINGVRILRLNGFFPSFSPDGKLVAFNPNFDKDSGMKIVKSDGSKRWNLFSGRVAFYNSWSPTENNVIYTSLGPIFGSVKANVQIARVSFNLEDLTDDLEHIPVNIKILTKEGTENNAFPACSPDGKSIVFRSSRSGYKNLYIFDSVYGETDNENKNSIRQLTEGQCIDTMPSWSPDGKLIAFSSNRHNPEDERAFSIYLIHPDGTGLRRVYLAGREDADRERVNHVCFSGDGEWLLFAGNLGGVTAEPVSSPNQFQPYGDLYVARVDGSELKRLTCDPYENGTPAWHVGDEVDLGNVDLERHVGDKLRNGLFEEPLWIRCDL, from the coding sequence ATGGAACCAATCAAAGGAACCATCATCTTCTCCACCGTCGGCCGCCCTTACTACGCCTTCGACATCTTCTCTCTCCCAATCCCTTCTAATCTCTCCAACTTGGCCTCCCACTCCGACCAATGTCTCACCGACGGAATCTCCATCAATTTCAACGCCCAATTCATACCAGACcaaaacaaccaaaaccaaatTGTATTCATATCCGACAGGTCTGGTTCATCTCAAATTTACATGACCCAATCTCAAAACCCAACTCCAATTCAACTCCCCTCCGCACCCGGAAGCCTCTTCCACGACCGTCCAATCATCAAAAACAAAACCCTCTACTTCATCTCCGCTCATGAACAACCCAATAAACAATTCCAAAGCTGGTCTGCTCTCTATTCAACTGAAATTGATACTAACAAGATTATCCGGCTAACACCCTTTTCCTCCGTAGACTACAGTCCGGCAGTGTCCTTATCGGGGAAGTATATTGCAGTTTCATCTTACGGTTCTCGGAACTGGGGTGGCGAATTTCACGAACTTCAATCTGATATAGTTGTATTTCCTGTTACAAACCCGGAGAATAGAACTGTTGTATCTAGTCATGGAGGATGGCCTACATGGTCCGGCGACTCTACAATCTATTTCCACCGTCAATCCGATGATGGGTGGTGGAGCATTTACCGAATAGATTTACCAGACGATTTTGAATATGAGAAATCGGATGTAAAAATCGAATCTTTTAGAGTAACTCCATCCGGTGTTCATTCATTTACTCCGGCGGCTTTTCATGATGGTAAACGAATCGCGGTCGCTACACGGCGGCGGGGTGATAATTTCCGGCATATTGAGATCTTCGATGAATCCACTTCAGAGTTTTACCCAGTGACCAAATTGTTGAATCCTGATTTCCATCATTTCAACCCGTTTGTTTCGTCGGAGGGAGATTTTCTTGGGTATCATCGTTTCCGCGGCGATGATTCGCCGGGAGAGAAGATAGTACCGAATCTATACCCTGTTACGTCGCCGATCAATGGTGTTCGTATACTGAGACTTAATGGGTTTTTCCCGTCATTCTCGCCGGACGGCAAACTAGTCGCTTTCAATCCCAATTTCGATAAGGATTCAGGAATGAAGATTGTGAAATCAGATGGTTCAAAGAGATGGAACTTGTTTTCAGGTCGGGTTGCTTTTTACAATTCATGGAGTCCTACAGAGAATAATGTGATTTACACATCATTAGGACCGATTTTTGGATCTGTTAAAGCGAATGTTCAGATAGCTAGAGTTTCTTTCAATCTTGAAGATCTCACAGACGATTTAGAACATATCCCAGTTAATATCAAAATCCTGACTAAAGAAGGAACAGAAAACAATGCTTTTCCGGCGTGCTCCCCGGACGGGAAATCTATTGTCTTTAGATCAAGCCGTTCAGGGTATAAGAATCTATACATATTTGACTCTGTTTATGGAGAAACAGATAACGAGAACAAGAACAGCATCCGGCAGCTGACAGAAGGACAATGTATTGACACGATGCCAAGTTGGTCACCGGACGGGAAACTAATCGCGTTTTCTTCCAATAGACATAATCCTGAAGATGAACGAGCTTTCAGTATATACTTAATTCATCCTGATGGTACAGGGCTCCGGCGAGTATATCTTGCCGGACGGGAGGATGCTGATAGGGAAAGGGTGAATCATGTTTGTTTTAGTGGCGATGGAGAATGGTTGCTTTTTGCTGGTAATTTGGGTGGGGTGACGGCGGAGCCGGTTTCATCTCCGAACCAGTTTCAGCCTTATGGTGATTTGTATGTGGCTAGGGTTGATGGAAGTGAGTTGAAGAGGCTGACGTGTGATCCTTATGAGAATGGGACGCCAGCGTGGCATGTGGGTGATGAGGTGGATTTGGGGAATGTGGATTTGGAGAGACATGTTGGAGATAAGCTTCGAAATGGTTTGTTTGAAGAGCCACTTTGGATTCGTTGTGACTTGTGa